A single genomic interval of Desulfobacterales bacterium harbors:
- a CDS encoding cytidylate kinase-like family protein — MGVVTISRQFGAGGLTLGKMIAQKNGYTLFDSEILTMVAEKAKVSTDWVKAMEKEAGGTFQKILSGLVSKSLVDRILSDEHGYIDEVIYVDLLDKIITKIADEGNAVIIGRGSQYILKERKGVISVLLVAEKDDRIEFIENKYNLSHKQALQSILTEDKRRSGLYKKFGKEDYDEPGLYDMVINTSKVDLKTACDLVCQLVAAL; from the coding sequence ATGGGGGTTGTGACCATTTCACGCCAATTTGGGGCGGGTGGATTGACATTGGGAAAAATGATCGCCCAAAAAAACGGATACACTCTTTTTGATAGTGAAATTTTGACGATGGTTGCGGAAAAGGCCAAGGTCTCGACTGATTGGGTAAAAGCAATGGAAAAAGAGGCAGGCGGCACATTTCAGAAAATTTTATCCGGATTGGTGTCCAAATCACTTGTAGATCGAATCCTATCGGATGAACATGGGTACATTGACGAAGTAATATATGTCGATCTTCTTGATAAAATTATTACAAAAATAGCGGATGAGGGAAATGCCGTTATTATCGGTCGCGGAAGCCAGTATATTTTAAAAGAACGCAAAGGCGTCATTAGTGTGTTATTGGTCGCCGAAAAAGACGACCGAATCGAATTTATTGAAAATAAATATAACCTCTCACACAAACAAGCGTTGCAATCGATTCTTACAGAAGATAAACGGCGAAGTGGTTTATATAAGAAATTTGGAAAAGAAGACTACGATGAGCCCGGACTATATGACATGGTTATTAACACAAGCAAGGTGGATCTTAAAACCGCGTGTGATCTGGTTTGCCAACTGGTGGCCGCATTATAA
- a CDS encoding TetR/AcrR family transcriptional regulator: MGIHERKKREKEHRRQQIMVAAKKLFAAKGFSRATIEEIATEAELSPGTLYLYFKNKDELFAALSIKILKYLIARLEKLCSETELSPDLRLIALKDVLYDACAFDSWILINTFRLQASDMLRNLTDELVAEIDAYTCRIVSIMADILAKGIVSGVFIDRPANSVASVLWALFSGAVLFDESQRGDHEQSRALQTLDSAFEIFSRGISRMEPVTSKTIPGL, from the coding sequence ATGGGCATACATGAAAGAAAAAAGCGCGAAAAGGAACACCGGCGCCAACAAATTATGGTTGCTGCCAAGAAGCTTTTTGCGGCCAAAGGATTTAGCCGAGCGACAATCGAGGAAATAGCAACAGAAGCAGAGTTAAGCCCTGGAACACTCTACTTATATTTTAAAAACAAGGACGAACTTTTTGCCGCACTGTCCATTAAAATCCTAAAATATCTCATTGCGCGCCTGGAAAAACTATGTTCTGAGACCGAGCTTTCCCCTGATCTGCGACTTATAGCGTTAAAAGATGTGTTATACGATGCCTGCGCCTTCGATTCTTGGATACTAATCAATACGTTTCGTCTTCAGGCAAGCGATATGCTTAGAAACTTAACCGATGAGCTTGTTGCGGAGATCGATGCATACACATGCAGAATTGTCAGTATCATGGCCGATATTTTGGCAAAAGGCATTGTTTCCGGCGTATTTATCGACCGACCGGCCAATAGCGTTGCCTCCGTACTTTGGGCACTTTTTTCGGGCGCGGTTCTGTTTGATGAAAGTCAACGTGGCGACCACGAGCAAAGCCGTGCCCTGCAAACATTAGACAGCGCCTTTGAGATTTTTTCACGTGGTATTAGTCGGATGGAGCCAGTGACTTCAAAAACAATTCCCGGATTGTAA
- a CDS encoding cyclic nucleotide-binding domain-containing protein — MKNIVFSGKLEFLNLAELIQLIGNNGSTGILEIRHSAASALGVIYFLNGNPVDAHAGKARGLPAVYDLFGWQSGEFFFSEESARRHKVISKNRMEIILDGLRMVDDGKTKILGVRSVDTHLSPLSVSHDKMLEVKGPLVDYIYVVDEESFLDGQIVAAEGKHGSWIWVVLEGMVDIVKETKRGPEVILRLSEGAFVGSFASFLPGDHVRSAAAIAKGNVQLGVLDAPRLAGEFASLSPTFRRILISLDKRLKEVTSRLLEIREKKLDGLEVPKGLEPFSLDGERKDKLFFIKKGQLAIVRHTDYGHIQLAKLVKGDIFGYLSFVQTGHEPFSAAVYASSDLEVTEIDEEALQVEYAKQSNTLKNLLEHTIACTTITTQLVMDAFLKAKSGTGKR; from the coding sequence ATGAAAAATATCGTATTTTCCGGAAAGCTTGAATTCTTGAATCTCGCGGAGTTAATCCAATTGATCGGGAATAACGGATCGACCGGAATCCTGGAGATTCGGCATTCAGCCGCCTCTGCGCTGGGTGTTATCTATTTTTTAAATGGAAATCCGGTCGATGCGCATGCCGGAAAAGCCAGGGGGTTACCGGCTGTATACGATCTTTTTGGATGGCAATCGGGCGAGTTTTTTTTTAGCGAAGAATCCGCAAGAAGACATAAGGTCATTTCGAAAAACCGGATGGAAATTATTTTAGATGGCCTTAGAATGGTTGACGACGGGAAAACTAAAATTTTAGGGGTACGCTCTGTGGACACACATTTATCTCCTTTATCCGTATCACATGACAAAATGCTGGAGGTCAAAGGCCCACTCGTTGATTATATCTATGTGGTGGATGAAGAATCCTTTCTGGATGGTCAAATTGTTGCTGCAGAGGGCAAGCACGGCAGTTGGATTTGGGTAGTGCTCGAAGGAATGGTGGACATCGTAAAAGAAACCAAAAGGGGACCCGAGGTGATTTTAAGGCTATCCGAAGGTGCTTTCGTCGGCAGCTTCGCTTCTTTTTTGCCGGGAGATCACGTCCGTAGTGCAGCCGCTATCGCCAAGGGCAATGTTCAGCTCGGGGTTCTCGATGCGCCTCGTCTTGCCGGTGAATTTGCTAGCCTTTCCCCCACATTTCGTCGAATTTTAATCAGCCTTGACAAACGACTCAAAGAAGTGACCAGCCGTTTGTTGGAAATTCGTGAAAAGAAATTGGATGGTCTTGAAGTACCGAAAGGGCTTGAGCCCTTTTCATTGGATGGAGAAAGAAAGGACAAGCTGTTTTTCATTAAAAAAGGACAACTCGCAATTGTTCGCCACACGGATTATGGCCATATTCAGCTTGCCAAGCTTGTAAAAGGGGATATATTCGGCTATCTTTCATTTGTTCAGACCGGTCATGAGCCTTTTTCCGCCGCAGTGTATGCTTCTTCCGATCTTGAAGTCACCGAGATAGATGAAGAGGCACTTCAGGTTGAATATGCAAAACAATCAAACACGTTGAAAAACCTTCTTGAGCACACAATCGCTTGTACGACCATCACGACACAATTGGTGATGGATGCTTTTTTAAAAGCAAAGAGTGGCACGGGAAAGCGTTGA
- a CDS encoding PilZ domain-containing protein, protein MSMPNKRISGRLDSLNLSYILLNEADQIIHQGMGRTLNLSAKGAFLETSFNIASNHIVVLSIGLADELIDIRGKVAHSRPLEKGMFGTGIEFIDVSDTELEALKRFLETHTHHFIEP, encoded by the coding sequence ATGTCCATGCCTAACAAAAGAATATCCGGTCGTCTCGACTCTCTGAATTTGTCATATATCCTGTTAAATGAAGCGGATCAGATTATTCATCAAGGGATGGGCCGCACGCTGAATCTGTCTGCAAAAGGCGCATTTTTAGAGACATCTTTCAATATTGCGTCGAATCATATCGTTGTTCTTTCCATCGGGCTTGCCGATGAGCTTATAGATATAAGAGGGAAAGTGGCGCACAGCCGTCCACTTGAAAAAGGAATGTTTGGAACAGGTATCGAATTTATCGACGTATCGGATACCGAGCTCGAAGCGCTGAAGCGGTTTCTTGAAACGCACACCCATCATTTTATCGAGCCATAA
- a CDS encoding GTPase domain-containing protein produces the protein MAIFNMKKREIECKIVYYGPGRCGKTTNLEQIFKSYKKQISGEMVSINTEGDRTLFFDFLPMGLGKIRDCEVRVQLYTVPGQVKYKSTRKLVLKGVDGIIFVADSLIVRRESNMKSLKDLHENLKDYGLSIFKIPLVMQYNKRDLEKQGIPLMPIEQMERELNHQLKVPTFPASAVSGDGVGKTLLEGLKLTLQHLQKELKWAK, from the coding sequence ATGGCAATTTTCAACATGAAAAAAAGAGAAATCGAGTGTAAAATTGTATATTATGGACCCGGCCGTTGCGGCAAAACCACCAATCTTGAGCAAATTTTTAAATCGTATAAAAAACAGATCTCAGGAGAAATGGTTTCAATTAACACCGAAGGTGATAGAACACTGTTTTTTGATTTTCTTCCCATGGGGTTGGGAAAAATTCGTGATTGTGAGGTTCGGGTGCAACTTTATACGGTGCCCGGCCAGGTGAAATATAAATCGACGCGGAAACTTGTGCTCAAAGGCGTAGACGGCATTATTTTTGTCGCCGACTCACTCATCGTCCGACGCGAAAGCAATATGAAATCGCTGAAAGATCTTCACGAAAATCTAAAGGATTATGGATTAAGTATTTTTAAAATACCGCTTGTAATGCAATACAATAAGCGCGACCTCGAAAAGCAGGGTATTCCATTGATGCCTATTGAACAGATGGAGCGAGAACTGAATCATCAGCTCAAGGTTCCAACTTTTCCGGCGAGTGCGGTTTCGGGTGACGGCGTCGGCAAAACGCTTCTGGAAGGGTTGAAACTTACCCTTCAACATCTTCAAAAAGAGCTTAAATGGGCGAAGTAG
- a CDS encoding DNA photolyase: MRPLKLYIDQCVARDRVALDIVSRFSHIPHETVNASATVYDAVTKGQEDPVARGKQILFLTRNKGAFVRSCPGTAHYTCCGYKILHIGTYCTMDCAYCILQSYFHPPVLQFFVNHSNLFKELDDLFSSKGIHRIGTGEFTDSMIWEPVTNLSRSLVSRFSHQSRAVLELKSKTVNIGGLEGIDHQRKTIMAWSLNALSVIEKQERGTASLTARLKAASTCEAWGYPLAFHFDPMMIYEGCEQEYRYVVEQIVKHVSADNIVWVSLGTFRFMPDLKPIIQRRFKESKIVYGEFISGIDGKMRYFKPLRIALYRKMVSWFRELAPNAVVYLCMEDDEVWQKSFGFTPAEHGGLSNMLDASAAKHCGVLP; the protein is encoded by the coding sequence TTGCGGCCCTTAAAACTATATATTGATCAGTGTGTGGCTCGGGATCGTGTTGCCCTTGACATCGTATCCCGTTTTTCTCATATTCCTCATGAAACGGTTAACGCTTCCGCTACGGTTTATGATGCCGTAACAAAAGGGCAAGAAGATCCTGTTGCTCGGGGGAAACAGATATTATTTCTGACGCGCAACAAAGGCGCATTTGTCAGGTCTTGCCCGGGCACCGCGCATTATACTTGTTGCGGATATAAGATTCTTCATATTGGCACTTATTGCACCATGGATTGTGCTTACTGTATTTTGCAGTCATATTTTCACCCGCCCGTCCTTCAATTTTTTGTCAATCACTCGAATCTGTTCAAAGAACTTGACGATCTTTTCTCGTCAAAGGGAATTCACCGAATCGGCACCGGTGAGTTTACGGACAGCATGATTTGGGAGCCGGTAACGAATCTTTCCAGATCTCTCGTATCAAGGTTTTCCCATCAATCACGGGCGGTGCTTGAGCTCAAATCCAAAACCGTCAATATCGGCGGGCTTGAGGGAATCGATCACCAGCGTAAAACCATTATGGCCTGGTCCCTAAACGCCCTGAGTGTCATCGAAAAACAAGAACGTGGCACCGCTTCGTTGACTGCACGATTGAAGGCGGCATCAACCTGCGAAGCCTGGGGCTATCCCTTGGCTTTTCACTTTGACCCCATGATGATTTACGAAGGGTGCGAGCAAGAGTATCGATATGTGGTCGAACAGATTGTAAAACACGTCTCTGCGGACAATATCGTTTGGGTGAGTCTCGGTACCTTTCGCTTTATGCCCGATTTAAAACCGATAATTCAGAGGCGTTTTAAGGAATCAAAAATCGTATATGGCGAGTTCATTTCCGGCATAGACGGTAAAATGCGATATTTCAAGCCGCTACGTATCGCGCTGTATCGGAAAATGGTGAGCTGGTTTCGGGAACTCGCGCCGAATGCGGTGGTGTATTTATGTATGGAAGACGATGAGGTGTGGCAAAAGTCTTTTGGATTTACGCCTGCTGAGCATGGCGGGCTTTCAAACATGCTGGATGCAAGTGCGGCAAAGCATTGCGGGGTTCTTCCCTAG
- the fusA gene encoding elongation factor G — MVDKIRSIALVAHGGAGKTSLAEVLLYNNGLTNRLGKVEEGNTVMDFEPEEIKRRSSISTGIHQFPWKKHTINILDTPGDQNFFTDTKSCMQAVDGIVMVIDAVDGVKVQTEMGWDFAEEFGLPVVIFINKLDRERSDFSRAFEDAAQCFTPKPIVTQLPIGSEADFKGLVDLVNMKAYIYDEKGKASAIPIPADMTDSVEAAREALIENVAEADDALLERYLEGESLTDEEIKSALKTGTLSRTFVPVICGSATQNIGIDLLSDFIVNCMPSPIDRGGFKAMDEAGKNEIECTPDPAAPFSAFVFKTITDPYAGRLSVFRVVSGSIGGDGTFYNTNKGIKERYSQLLRLAGKEQKPAEAAGPGSIAAVAKLKDTSTGDTLCAENRKVRFQCAEALPTLISFAVEAKNKGDEDKVFSSLNKLLEEDIALKLTRNSETKEILLAGRGEIHIETAVEKVKRKFNVEVNLNPPKVPYRETIKKKVRVQGRHKKQTGGHGQFGDCWIQMEPLPRGAGFEFVDGIVGGVIPKTYIPAVEKGIIDASAKGILAGYPMVDFKVILDDGSFHAVDSSEMAFKIAGSLAYKKALQEANPVLLEPIMTVSITTPDEFMGDIMGDLNGRRGRVLGMDTKGKNQVINAHVPMSEFLTYAMDLRSITGGRGVFSMEFSHYDEVPAQLAQKVIEAANKEKE, encoded by the coding sequence ATGGTTGATAAAATCAGAAGCATCGCACTCGTCGCGCATGGCGGCGCCGGGAAAACTTCCCTTGCCGAGGTCTTGTTATACAATAACGGACTGACCAACAGGCTGGGCAAGGTGGAAGAAGGCAACACCGTGATGGATTTCGAGCCGGAGGAAATCAAACGACGATCGAGTATCAGTACCGGAATTCATCAATTCCCCTGGAAGAAACATACAATCAATATTCTGGACACGCCCGGCGATCAGAACTTTTTCACGGATACCAAAAGCTGCATGCAGGCTGTTGATGGGATTGTAATGGTCATTGATGCAGTCGATGGCGTGAAAGTTCAAACGGAAATGGGATGGGACTTTGCGGAAGAATTCGGTCTCCCCGTAGTTATTTTTATCAACAAGCTAGACCGGGAACGGTCTGATTTTTCCAGGGCGTTTGAGGATGCGGCGCAATGCTTCACGCCAAAACCCATTGTCACACAACTACCCATCGGCTCGGAAGCTGACTTTAAAGGTCTTGTCGATTTGGTGAATATGAAGGCATACATTTATGACGAAAAAGGAAAGGCCTCTGCAATCCCTATCCCCGCTGACATGACGGATAGCGTAGAAGCTGCGCGGGAAGCCTTGATTGAAAACGTCGCCGAAGCCGATGACGCGCTGCTTGAAAGATATCTTGAAGGAGAATCCTTAACGGATGAGGAAATAAAATCGGCCTTGAAAACCGGCACCCTCTCCAGAACTTTCGTGCCGGTGATCTGCGGTTCCGCCACACAAAATATCGGGATTGATTTATTGTCTGATTTTATAGTCAATTGTATGCCCTCTCCGATCGATCGCGGCGGTTTTAAGGCGATGGACGAAGCCGGGAAAAATGAGATTGAATGTACACCGGACCCCGCGGCCCCCTTTTCCGCTTTTGTTTTTAAAACCATTACAGATCCTTATGCGGGACGGTTATCGGTCTTTCGCGTCGTATCCGGTTCCATCGGCGGAGACGGCACGTTTTATAATACCAATAAAGGAATTAAAGAACGATACAGCCAACTGCTTCGTCTGGCCGGAAAGGAACAAAAACCTGCTGAAGCAGCCGGTCCCGGATCGATTGCGGCAGTGGCCAAACTTAAGGATACCAGCACCGGAGACACCCTTTGCGCGGAGAATAGAAAAGTTCGGTTTCAATGCGCGGAAGCGCTTCCCACACTTATCTCATTTGCAGTCGAGGCAAAAAACAAGGGCGATGAGGATAAAGTGTTTTCTTCCCTGAATAAGTTGCTGGAAGAAGATATCGCCTTGAAATTGACTCGCAACTCGGAAACCAAGGAGATTCTGTTAGCCGGGCGCGGGGAAATTCATATCGAAACCGCGGTTGAAAAGGTGAAACGCAAATTTAATGTTGAAGTGAATTTAAATCCGCCAAAGGTTCCCTATCGTGAAACCATTAAAAAGAAAGTGCGGGTTCAAGGTCGCCACAAAAAGCAGACAGGTGGTCACGGCCAATTCGGAGATTGCTGGATTCAAATGGAACCACTGCCCCGCGGGGCCGGGTTTGAATTTGTGGATGGAATTGTCGGGGGTGTTATTCCCAAGACCTACATTCCGGCAGTTGAAAAAGGCATCATTGATGCCTCTGCAAAAGGCATTTTGGCGGGGTATCCCATGGTTGATTTCAAGGTCATTCTAGATGACGGCTCCTTTCATGCGGTGGATTCGTCCGAAATGGCATTCAAAATCGCAGGGTCACTCGCATACAAAAAAGCCCTTCAGGAGGCCAATCCAGTACTCTTGGAGCCGATTATGACCGTTTCCATTACCACGCCCGACGAGTTTATGGGTGATATTATGGGAGATTTAAACGGACGCCGGGGGCGTGTGCTGGGCATGGACACCAAGGGGAAAAACCAGGTAATCAATGCTCATGTTCCCATGTCTGAATTTTTAACCTATGCAATGGATCTGCGATCTATTACCGGCGGCAGAGGGGTTTTTTCAATGGAGTTCTCTCATTATGATGAGGTTCCGGCTCAACTGGCCCAGAAAGTCATCGAGGCAGCCAATAAAGAAAAAGAGTAA
- a CDS encoding phosphoribosylaminoimidazolesuccinocarboxamide synthase, with the protein MVSQAVIETDFPDLPLIKKGKVRDIYDMGDSLLMVASDRISAFDVIMPDPIPDKGKILTQISLFWFDIMQPLVKNHVITSDVTKYPRCCKPYADALASRSMLVKKAEPLAIECVVRGYLSGSGWSAYKQTGSVCGIKLPSGLKESEQLPTPLFTPSTKAELGEHDINIDFKEAARIVGKSVAEKVRALSLAIYQKGAEIAAAKGIIIADTKFEFGMLNDELILIDEVLTPDSSRFWPSAFYQPGSGQKSYDKQYLRDYLLSLDWDKTPPGPPLPKEVIENTRAKYVEALKALTGRNDVV; encoded by the coding sequence ATGGTGAGCCAAGCAGTAATAGAGACCGATTTTCCCGATTTACCGCTCATTAAAAAAGGAAAAGTCAGGGATATATATGACATGGGAGATAGCCTTCTGATGGTAGCCTCGGATCGAATCTCAGCCTTTGATGTCATCATGCCTGATCCTATTCCGGACAAAGGAAAAATTTTAACTCAAATTTCCCTGTTTTGGTTCGATATCATGCAGCCCCTTGTAAAAAACCATGTAATAACAAGCGATGTTACTAAATATCCGAGGTGTTGCAAGCCTTATGCGGATGCCCTTGCGTCGCGGAGCATGCTGGTCAAAAAGGCGGAACCGCTTGCCATCGAATGCGTCGTCAGAGGGTATCTTTCGGGTTCAGGGTGGAGCGCCTATAAACAAACGGGAAGTGTCTGCGGTATTAAGCTGCCCTCCGGTTTAAAGGAGTCGGAACAGTTGCCAACCCCCTTATTCACCCCGTCTACCAAAGCGGAACTCGGCGAACACGATATCAATATCGATTTCAAAGAAGCCGCTCGCATTGTCGGGAAATCCGTTGCTGAAAAAGTGCGCGCGTTAAGCCTTGCGATTTATCAAAAAGGCGCTGAAATAGCGGCTGCCAAAGGAATAATCATTGCGGATACAAAATTTGAATTCGGCATGTTGAACGACGAATTGATTCTCATTGATGAAGTGCTTACGCCGGATTCCTCGCGTTTCTGGCCCAGTGCCTTCTATCAGCCAGGTAGCGGTCAAAAAAGTTATGACAAACAATATCTCAGGGATTATCTCTTGTCTCTTGACTGGGATAAAACCCCGCCGGGACCGCCATTGCCCAAAGAAGTAATTGAAAATACGCGCGCCAAATACGTGGAGGCGCTAAAAGCGCTGACGGGCAGAAATGATGTCGTTTGA
- a CDS encoding ParB/RepB/Spo0J family partition protein: MMSFDDIQIVSLSRINLDEETYRITTDRQKNDISLSISCVGMINPPILLPRDGAYIIVCGFRRVLAAAQLRWTDLPAKVLDSNISHLACIQLAIADNAGQRPLNPVEASRAINLLISSISDSKELIRISNALGLPVNDRLIEKMVPVCQLSLEIQEGILSNDISLSVALMLAAFDPNTAKMFATLFNRLKISLSKQREIITLMQEISLREDRSILSVLKDEAIQSALNDSNLDRARKTDMIRTYLKRKRFPAITQAKTAYEILLKSLQLGHTAKLIPPPDFEGTHYTLNLSFSNPHDLKKHIKTIDRLLSHPDFCNLIDSTK, encoded by the coding sequence ATGATGTCGTTTGATGATATTCAAATCGTCTCCTTGTCCCGAATCAATTTGGATGAGGAGACTTATCGAATTACAACCGACAGACAAAAGAACGATATATCGTTATCCATAAGTTGTGTCGGAATGATTAATCCTCCCATATTGCTGCCGCGAGATGGCGCATATATCATTGTGTGCGGTTTTCGCCGTGTGCTTGCAGCCGCGCAATTGCGCTGGACAGATTTGCCGGCCAAGGTTTTGGATTCGAACATCTCTCACTTAGCATGCATCCAACTTGCTATCGCCGACAATGCCGGTCAAAGACCGCTTAATCCTGTTGAGGCTTCCAGAGCCATCAACTTGTTGATCTCATCGATCAGCGATAGCAAGGAGTTGATTCGAATATCGAATGCGCTCGGACTACCTGTGAACGACCGTCTCATTGAAAAGATGGTGCCGGTTTGTCAATTGTCTCTGGAGATTCAAGAAGGCATCCTATCAAACGATATTTCTTTGTCCGTCGCGCTGATGCTGGCTGCGTTTGACCCGAACACTGCCAAAATGTTCGCGACTCTGTTTAACAGGTTGAAAATCAGCCTGAGCAAGCAAAGAGAAATAATTACATTGATGCAGGAAATCTCACTTAGGGAGGATCGTTCTATTCTTTCGGTCTTAAAGGACGAGGCCATCCAATCCGCATTGAATGATTCGAATCTTGATCGCGCCAGAAAAACCGATATGATTCGAACCTATCTGAAACGAAAACGTTTTCCAGCCATCACGCAGGCAAAAACTGCCTATGAGATCCTGCTCAAGTCCCTACAGCTCGGCCATACCGCAAAATTAATCCCGCCACCGGATTTTGAAGGCACCCACTACACACTCAATCTGTCTTTTTCAAATCCACACGATCTAAAAAAACATATAAAAACCATAGATCGCCTTCTATCCCATCCCGATTTTTGTAATCTTATCGACTCGACAAAATAG